A region from the Dehalococcoidales bacterium genome encodes:
- the coaD gene encoding pantetheine-phosphate adenylyltransferase translates to MTVAMYPGSFDPITNGHIDVARRAADVFDKVILGIFEKPTKIVTFTLEERVNMAKEALKDIANIEVKPFYGLAVDFAKEVKADVMVRGLRVSADFEREFDMAMMNRELSPDLELVCFLAKPKYQFLRSSLLKEVARVGGNVNGLVPDHVARALKEKNGANKIQ, encoded by the coding sequence TTGACTGTTGCTATGTATCCGGGGAGTTTTGATCCGATTACCAACGGCCACATTGATGTTGCCCGCAGGGCGGCCGATGTTTTTGATAAGGTTATTCTCGGCATATTCGAAAAACCAACCAAAATTGTTACCTTTACTCTTGAAGAAAGGGTGAATATGGCGAAGGAAGCCTTAAAAGATATTGCGAATATAGAAGTAAAACCCTTTTACGGACTTGCCGTAGATTTTGCCAAGGAAGTTAAAGCCGACGTAATGGTGAGGGGATTAAGGGTCAGCGCTGATTTTGAGCGCGAGTTTGATATGGCGATGATGAATCGCGAACTTTCTCCGGACCTTGAACTGGTTTGCTTTCTGGCAAAACCGAAGTATCAGTTTTTGCGTTCGAGCCTTTTAAAAGAGGTTGCCAGAGTCGGCGGAAACGTTAACGGGCTTGTTCCGGATCATGTCGCCCGTGCCCTAAAAGAAAAAAACGGGGCGAATAAAATACAGTAA
- the rsmD gene encoding 16S rRNA (guanine(966)-N(2))-methyltransferase RsmD: MRVIAGEAKGCTLVTPPGLRTRPATELVRGAIFSVLYSVANNWRNVLDLFSGSGSLGIEALSRGAGWVDFVEQTPRCCAIIKQNLEKTKFTEYARVHCADVVKAISFLDKEYDIILMDPPYASPLINTIIEQLANSKIVGNDSVLVVTHSKRRPLNTEYASLRLFKEHRHGDSSIAFFRKEPLS, translated from the coding sequence GTGAGAGTAATTGCCGGTGAGGCTAAAGGCTGTACTTTAGTGACGCCTCCGGGGCTTAGAACGCGCCCGGCAACGGAATTGGTAAGGGGAGCAATCTTCTCCGTGCTGTATTCGGTTGCCAATAACTGGAGAAATGTGCTGGATCTTTTTTCCGGCAGCGGCTCGTTGGGAATAGAGGCTTTAAGCAGGGGGGCTGGCTGGGTGGATTTTGTTGAGCAAACACCCCGCTGTTGTGCTATAATAAAGCAGAATCTTGAAAAGACCAAGTTTACCGAGTATGCACGTGTTCATTGTGCGGACGTGGTAAAGGCAATATCTTTTCTGGATAAGGAGTATGATATTATTTTGATGGATCCTCCCTATGCGAGTCCATTAATAAACACCATCATAGAACAACTGGCAAACTCTAAGATTGTCGGGAATGATTCTGTACTCGTTGTTACCCATTCAAAACGTCGCCCCCTTAATACAGAGTATGCGTCCTTGCGCCTCTTTAAGGAGCATCGTCACGGCGATAGTTCCATCGCTTTTTTCAGAAAGGAGCCTTTATCTTGA
- a CDS encoding molybdopterin-binding protein, with protein MLKKVKTENAVGLVIGHDMTKTIPGVCDGPRFRRGDVIKQEDIPELLSMGKEHIYIIEKDANFVHEEEAATRIATAIAGENLKFTAPRQGRVNMKATVDGIIKINKPLLYEIHSITDIIIATQHNNVTCKEDAIVAGTKIIPLFTTEENIQKLEALCKEKGHVVSVMPFLNKKVGVIITGNEVYKGITEDKFADIMRKKVEKYGSTVIGETIVPDDEDIIAKAILDMKNRGSEVMILCGGLSVDPDDVTAEGIEKSGAQIISYGVPVMPGAMALVAELDGIPIIGAPGAVIFKRTTIIDALLSRMLAGDKITRQDIVELSHGGMCLECDECIFPVCPFAK; from the coding sequence TTGTTAAAAAAAGTAAAAACCGAAAACGCTGTAGGGCTGGTAATCGGCCATGATATGACTAAAACAATCCCCGGTGTTTGTGACGGACCCAGGTTCCGTCGCGGAGATGTTATTAAACAGGAAGATATCCCCGAACTGCTGAGCATGGGGAAAGAACATATCTATATTATTGAAAAAGATGCGAATTTTGTTCATGAAGAAGAAGCGGCAACGCGTATCGCCACGGCAATTGCCGGAGAAAACCTCAAGTTTACGGCGCCGCGGCAAGGGCGTGTCAATATGAAAGCCACAGTTGACGGCATTATTAAAATCAATAAACCGCTCTTATATGAGATTCACTCCATAACGGATATTATTATCGCCACCCAGCACAATAACGTCACCTGCAAAGAAGACGCGATTGTTGCCGGAACAAAAATTATTCCGCTCTTTACAACCGAAGAAAACATACAGAAATTAGAGGCTTTATGTAAAGAAAAAGGGCATGTAGTTAGCGTGATGCCTTTCCTTAACAAAAAAGTGGGCGTTATTATTACCGGCAACGAGGTTTACAAAGGCATAACCGAAGATAAGTTTGCCGATATTATGCGTAAAAAAGTGGAAAAATACGGTTCTACCGTAATCGGCGAAACCATTGTCCCCGATGATGAAGATATTATTGCCAAAGCCATTCTTGATATGAAAAACCGAGGCAGCGAAGTTATGATCCTTTGCGGCGGGCTTTCAGTTGACCCGGATGACGTTACCGCCGAAGGAATTGAAAAAAGCGGAGCGCAAATTATATCTTATGGGGTTCCGGTAATGCCCGGAGCAATGGCATTGGTTGCCGAACTGGACGGTATTCCCATCATCGGTGCCCCCGGTGCGGTTATCTTTAAAAGGACGACCATTATCGATGCCCTGTTATCGCGAATGCTTGCCGGAGATAAAATCACCAGACAAGATATTGTTGAATTATCTCACGGTGGGATGTGCCTCGAATGCGATGAGTGCATTTTCCCTGTTTGTCCGTTCGCAAAATAG
- a CDS encoding DUF2905 domain-containing protein, producing MSSLESIGKYLIVIGIFIAILGIIIMFWNKILLLGKLPGDIFIDKGNFKFFFPITTGIIISVVITVFINIIIKLIGK from the coding sequence ATGTCTAGCCTTGAAAGCATCGGTAAATACTTGATAGTTATCGGAATCTTTATTGCAATCCTTGGAATTATCATTATGTTTTGGAACAAAATACTGCTTTTGGGTAAACTCCCGGGGGATATATTTATTGACAAGGGCAACTTTAAATTCTTTTTCCCGATTACAACGGGGATTATAATCAGTGTTGTAATTACCGTTTTTATAAATATTATTATCAAGCTAATCGGTAAATAA
- the glp gene encoding gephyrin-like molybdotransferase Glp, whose translation MSCSEIDEGKIYTGFGKALAIVGTGCKPVGTEKLPIDLCNNRILAENLHSQLDNPSCDVSLKDGFAVKFEDIATASAKKPVCLNIIGSAFAGNAFNGEVFAKDAVNICSGAPIPQGADTVIAGEFCEITPECVRIIKGAKKGQNILTTGKDIKKGEELAPHGRILLPGDLGLIASAGISAVNVYRKPRVTVIAIGDEVVAPGGHLHPGQLYASNLVTIAAWLDSFAFPCQTAVVKDDKEEIRKKLEEVFATADVILTSGGAWGSERDLIIGIMDELGWQKKFGNVRMGPGKGVSFGLWQNKPVFCLPGGPASNEMAFLQLALPGILKMEGQKRHPLPTVFAKLTKNVISRHRDWAEFKSAVLVYNGEYMVTPYHNRSRLQSIANATCFICIPEGVEKIPAGETIEVQILTPALGGLSIVRRRYAK comes from the coding sequence ATGTCTTGTTCCGAAATCGATGAAGGTAAAATTTACACCGGATTCGGCAAAGCCTTGGCCATCGTCGGGACCGGTTGTAAACCTGTCGGAACCGAAAAACTGCCGATAGATCTCTGCAATAATCGAATCTTAGCCGAAAACCTGCACTCTCAATTAGATAATCCCTCATGCGACGTTTCTCTTAAAGACGGGTTTGCGGTAAAGTTTGAAGATATTGCAACCGCTTCCGCAAAAAAGCCGGTTTGTTTAAATATTATCGGCTCGGCTTTTGCGGGGAACGCATTTAACGGTGAGGTTTTTGCTAAAGATGCAGTCAATATCTGCTCGGGGGCTCCCATTCCGCAGGGGGCCGATACGGTTATCGCCGGTGAGTTTTGTGAAATAACCCCTGAATGTGTTCGCATTATAAAAGGCGCTAAAAAAGGGCAAAATATTCTGACTACGGGAAAAGATATCAAAAAAGGCGAAGAGTTAGCGCCGCACGGACGCATTTTACTGCCGGGAGACCTCGGTTTAATCGCCTCAGCCGGTATTTCAGCCGTTAATGTTTACCGTAAGCCCAGAGTCACTGTAATTGCAATCGGAGATGAAGTTGTAGCGCCCGGGGGGCATTTACATCCCGGCCAGTTATATGCCAGCAATTTGGTAACTATCGCCGCTTGGCTTGACTCTTTCGCTTTCCCCTGCCAAACAGCAGTCGTTAAGGACGATAAAGAGGAAATTCGTAAAAAACTGGAGGAGGTCTTTGCGACCGCGGATGTTATTCTGACCAGCGGCGGGGCGTGGGGCAGTGAACGCGATTTAATTATCGGGATAATGGACGAACTTGGCTGGCAAAAGAAATTCGGCAATGTCCGAATGGGACCCGGCAAAGGCGTTTCTTTCGGTTTGTGGCAAAACAAACCGGTATTTTGTTTACCCGGAGGCCCTGCCAGTAACGAAATGGCCTTTTTACAACTGGCGTTACCGGGCATATTGAAAATGGAAGGGCAAAAACGTCACCCTCTGCCGACGGTATTTGCCAAACTGACTAAAAATGTTATCAGCCGCCATAGGGATTGGGCTGAGTTCAAATCCGCCGTACTGGTATACAACGGCGAGTACATGGTTACCCCTTACCACAACCGCAGCCGTCTGCAATCTATCGCCAATGCTACATGCTTTATTTGTATCCCCGAAGGGGTTGAAAAAATTCCGGCGGGAGAAACTATTGAAGTTCAGATTCTAACACCGGCTTTGGGCGGGCTCTCAATTGTGCGCCGCAGATACGCAAAATAG
- a CDS encoding O-acetyl-ADP-ribose deacetylase: MEFKINNVVIALKKGDITAQKADAIVNAANPGLMGGGGVDGAIHRAGGVAILNECKEIVSRQGNLPPGKAVITTAGDLAAKYVIHTVGPIWYGGNNNEEAILVSAYTESLKLAEKYGLETVAFPSISTGAYGYPVQPAARAAITAVARFAAENASSLKEIIFVLFSEDVYKSYTEALGKEIQERSAEK; the protein is encoded by the coding sequence ATGGAGTTTAAAATAAATAACGTAGTTATCGCACTTAAAAAAGGCGATATAACCGCTCAAAAAGCGGATGCCATTGTTAATGCCGCTAACCCCGGTCTGATGGGCGGGGGCGGAGTAGACGGTGCTATCCACCGGGCGGGCGGGGTGGCGATATTAAATGAATGTAAAGAGATTGTTTCCAGGCAAGGCAATTTACCGCCTGGCAAGGCTGTTATTACAACAGCGGGGGATTTAGCGGCAAAATATGTAATCCATACCGTCGGACCGATTTGGTACGGCGGAAATAACAATGAAGAAGCGATTTTAGTAAGCGCCTACACCGAAAGTTTAAAGCTGGCTGAAAAATATGGGCTTGAAACCGTTGCCTTTCCGTCGATTAGCACAGGGGCCTACGGTTATCCCGTTCAGCCGGCAGCGCGGGCGGCAATAACGGCTGTAGCTCGGTTTGCCGCCGAAAATGCATCATCTCTTAAAGAAATAATTTTTGTTTTGTTTAGCGAAGATGTGTATAAAAGTTATACCGAGGCGCTTGGTAAGGAAATTCAAGAGAGGTCTGCGGAAAAGTAA